From Planctomycetia bacterium, a single genomic window includes:
- a CDS encoding deoxyribonuclease, with the protein MSDHAGCRLFDSHCHLDPMRFGADLPDVLARARAAGVTGMTVIGTRAADSEAAAELAAREPGIVAAAGIHPNDVAEAEPGEWERIVRLAESGRAGAIGETGLDWYRTTAPADLQREFFDRHLRLAQRLSLPVVIHTRESIRDVLDTLRAAVARGPLAAVLHAFTGTAAEAAEALDLGCHLGFAGMVTFRSSAALREVAKGVPLDRLLVETDSPFLAPEPLRGRRNEPANVVHTARCLALARGEPFESFAAATTANARRVFGCASTR; encoded by the coding sequence ATGTCCGACCACGCCGGCTGCCGGCTCTTCGACAGCCACTGTCATCTCGACCCGATGCGGTTCGGGGCCGACCTGCCCGACGTGCTCGCCCGGGCGCGGGCCGCGGGGGTGACGGGCATGACGGTGATCGGCACGCGGGCCGCCGACAGCGAGGCGGCGGCGGAACTCGCTGCCCGCGAGCCGGGGATCGTGGCCGCCGCTGGCATCCATCCCAACGACGTCGCCGAGGCGGAGCCGGGGGAGTGGGAGCGGATCGTGCGGCTCGCCGAGTCGGGCCGCGCGGGCGCGATCGGCGAGACGGGTCTCGACTGGTACCGGACGACGGCTCCCGCCGATCTGCAGCGCGAGTTCTTCGACCGGCACCTGCGGCTCGCCCAGCGGCTCTCCCTGCCGGTCGTGATCCACACGCGCGAGAGCATCCGCGACGTCCTCGACACGCTGCGTGCGGCCGTGGCCCGCGGGCCGCTCGCGGCGGTCCTCCATGCGTTCACGGGCACGGCGGCGGAAGCGGCCGAGGCCCTCGACCTCGGCTGCCACCTCGGCTTCGCCGGCATGGTGACCTTCCGCTCGTCGGCGGCGCTCCGCGAGGTGGCCAAGGGCGTGCCGCTCGATCGCCTGCTCGTCGAGACCGACAGCCCGTTCCTCGCGCCGGAGCCGCTGCGCGGCCGGCGGAACGAGCCGGCGAACGTGGTCCACACGGCCCGCTGCCTGGCGCTGGCCCGCGGCGAGCCCTTCGAGTCGTTCGCCGCCGCCACGACGGCCAACGCGCGCCGGGTCTTCGGATGCGCGTCGACCCGCTGA
- a CDS encoding thioredoxin family protein yields MVRTPSTMIALGSVAPDFSLPNVDGRIVDYAAAAGPLGTVVMFICNHCPFVKHVADELARLGHEYMPRGIGFAAISSNDVSSHPADSPEQMVREAEERGYPFPYLYDETQEVAHAYRAACTPDFFLFDADRRLVYRGQLDASRPGNDIPVTGADLRGALEALLAGRPASAEQLPSLGCNIKWKAG; encoded by the coding sequence ATGGTCCGCACCCCGAGCACGATGATCGCGCTGGGCAGCGTCGCCCCCGACTTCTCCCTCCCCAACGTCGACGGCCGGATCGTCGACTACGCCGCCGCCGCCGGGCCGCTCGGCACGGTGGTGATGTTCATCTGCAACCACTGTCCGTTTGTGAAGCACGTCGCCGACGAGCTCGCCCGGCTCGGGCACGAGTACATGCCCCGGGGCATCGGCTTCGCCGCCATCAGCTCCAACGACGTGTCCAGCCATCCGGCCGACTCGCCGGAGCAGATGGTCCGCGAGGCCGAGGAACGCGGCTACCCGTTCCCCTACCTGTATGACGAGACGCAGGAGGTGGCCCACGCCTACCGGGCCGCCTGCACGCCCGACTTCTTCCTCTTCGATGCCGACCGCCGGCTCGTCTACCGCGGCCAGCTCGACGCCAGCCGGCCGGGCAACGACATCCCCGTGACCGGTGCCGACCTGCGCGGAGCGCTCGAGGCTCTGCTCGCCGGCCGTCCCGCGTCCGCCGAGCAGCTTCCCAGCCTGGGATGCAACATCAAGTGGAAGGCCGGCTGA
- the fliW gene encoding flagellar assembly factor FliW, whose amino-acid sequence MRIHTTRFGRIDVEPADVLNFSSGLPGLEDSRQWALLADAANDALGWLQSVARGDVALAVVSPRRFVPDYQVRIPRSELSPLALADVRQAQVVVVVGRNGTSLTLNLKAPIVINLENRTGRQVVASGDLPLQYELGQEQPPLKKSA is encoded by the coding sequence ATGCGTATTCACACTACCAGATTCGGCCGGATCGACGTCGAACCGGCCGACGTTCTGAACTTTTCCAGCGGCCTGCCGGGCCTGGAAGACTCCCGGCAATGGGCCCTGCTCGCCGATGCCGCGAACGACGCGCTCGGCTGGCTGCAGAGTGTTGCCCGCGGTGACGTCGCCCTGGCCGTGGTCAGCCCGCGCCGCTTCGTCCCCGACTACCAGGTGCGGATCCCGCGGAGCGAGTTGTCGCCGCTCGCGCTCGCCGACGTCCGCCAGGCACAGGTGGTGGTCGTCGTCGGCAGAAACGGCACCAGCCTCACGCTCAATCTCAAAGCGCCAATCGTCATCAACCTTGAAAACCGCACGGGCCGTCAGGTCGTCGCCTCCGGCGACCTCCCGCTGCAGTACGAACTCGGACAGGAACAACCGCCGCTCAAAAAGAGCGCATAA
- the rpoE gene encoding DNA-directed RNA polymerase sigma-70 factor, translated as MPESSATPSVRLAGWLAAARAGDAEARDRLFAACRSYLATAARVHMQRGLRAKVDASDVVQQSLLEAHRGFDGFAGETPAEWLAWLKRIVAHNALDAAKRYRGTAKRDADREVPLAVHDAASAGWHAQPVDPASSPSRQVIRWEQELLLATALESLGDDHREVLHLRNIERLPFDEVGRRMGRSSGACRMLWMRAIASLKEALPAEFSDTGNAE; from the coding sequence ATGCCGGAATCCTCGGCCACCCCTTCCGTGCGGCTCGCGGGCTGGCTGGCCGCCGCCCGGGCGGGCGATGCCGAGGCCCGCGACCGGCTGTTCGCCGCCTGCCGGAGCTATCTGGCCACTGCCGCCCGGGTCCACATGCAACGCGGCCTGCGGGCCAAAGTCGACGCCTCGGACGTCGTCCAGCAGTCACTGCTCGAGGCCCATCGCGGCTTCGACGGCTTTGCCGGCGAGACGCCTGCGGAGTGGCTCGCCTGGCTGAAGCGAATCGTGGCCCACAACGCCCTCGACGCTGCCAAGCGGTATCGGGGCACGGCAAAGCGCGACGCGGACCGCGAGGTGCCGCTCGCCGTCCACGACGCGGCATCCGCGGGCTGGCACGCGCAGCCGGTCGATCCCGCCTCGTCACCGAGCCGGCAGGTGATCCGTTGGGAGCAGGAACTGCTCCTCGCCACGGCGCTCGAGTCGCTCGGCGACGATCACCGCGAGGTCCTGCACCTGCGCAACATCGAACGGCTGCCGTTCGACGAGGTGGGCCGGCGCATGGGCCGCTCCAGCGGCGCCTGCCGGATGCTCTGGATGCGGGCCATCGCCAGCCTCAAGGAAGCACTGCCCGCGGAGTTCAGCGACACGGGGAACGCGGAATGA
- the nuoH gene encoding NADH-quinone oxidoreductase subunit H: MADFLVNSIGLAPWLAWTITALVAAVLILNVIAGGALVFIWAERKIAARIQDRLGPTRTGGRFGWLQSLADGIKLLAKEDLMPDGADGLLFRVAPYVSFCASFCAFIALPFAFDFVGCRLNVGVFFVVAVLGLEVFGVILAGYASASKWSLFGAMREAAQVVSYEVPLGMCVVVPVMLAGSMDLVTIAEKQAGWFTNWYLFHDPFTFVIFWVYVTCAVASVNRAPFDLAEAESELVAGFHTEYSGLRWSYFFMAEYGSMFLVSGLAAVLFLGGWNGPVPVARLLGLSEGTGDTASYLVRLIGLANLLGKATLGVLIMMWVRWTLPRLRIDQVMTTCLKYCTPIAAAMFAGVMLWQLVLPGGLVRGLGRPAGEIREGWLEGPGGKAATAPAPAADKKVAQVSP, from the coding sequence ATGGCTGATTTTCTCGTCAACTCGATCGGGCTGGCCCCCTGGCTGGCGTGGACGATCACGGCCCTCGTGGCCGCGGTCTTGATCCTCAACGTGATCGCCGGCGGAGCGCTGGTCTTCATCTGGGCAGAGCGCAAGATCGCGGCCCGGATCCAGGACCGCCTCGGTCCGACCCGCACCGGCGGCCGCTTCGGCTGGCTGCAGTCGCTCGCCGACGGCATCAAGCTCCTCGCCAAGGAGGATCTGATGCCCGACGGGGCCGACGGGCTGTTGTTTCGCGTCGCCCCGTACGTCAGCTTCTGCGCCTCGTTCTGCGCCTTCATCGCCCTGCCGTTCGCCTTCGACTTCGTCGGCTGCCGGCTCAACGTGGGCGTGTTTTTCGTCGTCGCCGTGCTCGGCCTCGAGGTCTTTGGCGTGATCCTCGCCGGCTACGCGTCGGCCTCGAAGTGGTCGCTGTTCGGGGCGATGCGCGAGGCCGCCCAGGTGGTCAGCTACGAGGTGCCGCTGGGGATGTGCGTCGTCGTCCCGGTGATGCTCGCCGGGAGCATGGACCTGGTGACGATCGCCGAGAAGCAGGCGGGCTGGTTCACGAACTGGTACCTGTTTCACGACCCGTTCACGTTCGTCATCTTTTGGGTCTACGTGACCTGTGCCGTGGCCAGTGTGAACCGGGCGCCCTTCGACCTTGCCGAGGCCGAGAGCGAGCTGGTGGCCGGCTTTCACACGGAGTACTCCGGGCTGCGCTGGAGCTACTTTTTCATGGCGGAATATGGCTCCATGTTCCTCGTCAGCGGGCTGGCGGCCGTGCTCTTTCTCGGCGGCTGGAACGGGCCCGTTCCCGTGGCCCGGCTGCTCGGGTTGTCGGAGGGGACGGGTGACACGGCGAGCTACCTGGTCCGGCTCATCGGCCTGGCCAACCTGCTGGGCAAGGCGACGCTCGGCGTCCTCATCATGATGTGGGTGCGCTGGACGCTGCCCCGGCTGCGGATCGATCAGGTCATGACCACGTGCCTGAAGTACTGCACCCCGATCGCCGCGGCGATGTTCGCCGGCGTCATGCTCTGGCAGCTCGTTCTCCCCGGCGGGCTCGTCCGCGGCCTCGGCCGACCGGCGGGAGAGATCCGTGAAGGCTGGCTGGAAGGTCCCGGCGGCAAGGCCGCCACGGCACCGGCGCCGGCCGCTGACAAGAAGGTCGCGCAGGTGTCTCCATGA
- the nuoK gene encoding NADH-quinone oxidoreductase subunit K codes for MSSAAPLPFAVVPLLALLDQPVSVAHYMVVGAVLFAAGLVCMAVKRNALGVLMGIELVLNGANINFVAFASPYLQAEGARTVGLDGQVFALFVILLAAAEAAVALAITLNFYNNHATVDVDRADDLKG; via the coding sequence ATGTCATCTGCCGCGCCGTTGCCGTTCGCCGTCGTGCCCTTGCTCGCCCTGCTCGACCAACCGGTGAGCGTGGCCCACTACATGGTGGTGGGGGCCGTGCTCTTCGCCGCCGGCCTCGTCTGCATGGCCGTGAAGCGAAACGCCCTCGGCGTGCTCATGGGCATCGAGTTGGTGCTCAACGGCGCCAACATCAACTTCGTCGCCTTCGCCTCGCCGTACCTGCAGGCGGAGGGGGCGCGGACGGTCGGGCTCGACGGGCAGGTGTTCGCCCTGTTCGTGATCCTGCTGGCCGCCGCCGAGGCGGCCGTGGCCCTGGCGATCACGCTCAACTTCTACAACAACCACGCCACCGTGGACGTCGACCGCGCCGACGACCTCAAGGGCTGA
- a CDS encoding radical SAM protein: MTATARRQAPYLFFGQTTSLCDECLTLVPAKIAIEDGQVFYHKRCRTHGPRKVLVSTDAAYWRLCHDYLKPGDRPLQVQTHTERGCPYDCGLCPDHEQHSCLALIDVNEACNLSCPVCFSDSSPRRSLHRPLAEIERMMDALVRSEGEPDLLQLSGGEPTIHPEITEIIAAAKRRPIRHVMLNTNGIRIAEDPYFVSRLAEFRPGFEVYLQFDSLRPEAHLNLRGADLTRIRRQALEALERAGIATTLVMVVKQGVNDDEIPAVIDHALEWRCVRGVVLQPIQDAGRNVGFDPSRDRFPLSAIRRRIVDSGGPFGPGDIIPLPCNPESIAIGYALRKGTKIAPVTSFFPRELLVEALPNAITFEKYPALHRQVLEFFSLATAECNNEKKLAELLCCLPEVPLPAGLGYEDTFRVVIVEFMDAHNFCLGRVKRSCIHFVTPEEKIIPFETYNLFYRDAAARERMRRSLEGS, translated from the coding sequence ATGACAGCGACCGCACGGAGGCAGGCGCCGTACCTGTTCTTTGGCCAGACCACGTCGCTGTGCGACGAGTGCCTGACGCTCGTGCCGGCGAAGATCGCCATCGAGGACGGTCAGGTTTTCTACCACAAGCGCTGCCGCACGCACGGGCCGCGGAAGGTGCTCGTCTCGACGGACGCCGCCTACTGGCGGCTGTGCCACGACTACCTCAAGCCCGGTGACCGGCCGCTGCAGGTCCAGACGCACACCGAACGCGGCTGCCCCTACGACTGCGGCCTCTGCCCCGACCACGAGCAGCACTCCTGCCTGGCCCTCATCGACGTCAACGAGGCCTGCAACCTCTCCTGCCCCGTCTGCTTCTCCGACTCCTCGCCACGCCGCTCGCTCCACCGGCCGCTGGCCGAGATCGAGCGGATGATGGACGCCCTCGTGCGGAGCGAGGGGGAGCCCGACCTGCTGCAACTCTCCGGCGGGGAGCCGACGATCCACCCGGAGATCACGGAGATCATCGCCGCGGCCAAGCGGCGACCGATCCGCCACGTGATGCTCAACACCAACGGCATCCGCATCGCCGAGGACCCGTACTTCGTCAGCCGGCTGGCCGAGTTCCGCCCTGGGTTCGAGGTCTACCTGCAGTTCGACTCGCTCCGGCCGGAGGCCCACCTCAACCTGCGCGGCGCCGACCTGACGCGGATCCGCCGCCAGGCCCTCGAGGCGCTGGAGCGGGCCGGCATCGCCACGACGCTCGTCATGGTGGTCAAGCAGGGGGTCAACGACGACGAGATTCCGGCGGTCATCGACCACGCCCTGGAGTGGCGCTGCGTCCGCGGCGTCGTCCTCCAGCCGATCCAGGACGCCGGCCGAAATGTCGGGTTTGATCCGTCGCGGGATCGATTTCCGCTCTCCGCGATCCGCCGGCGAATCGTCGACTCCGGCGGCCCGTTCGGCCCCGGCGACATCATCCCGCTCCCCTGCAACCCCGAGAGCATCGCCATCGGCTACGCCCTGCGGAAGGGGACGAAGATCGCCCCGGTGACGTCGTTCTTCCCGCGGGAACTGCTCGTCGAGGCACTGCCCAATGCGATCACGTTCGAGAAATACCCCGCCCTCCACAGGCAGGTGCTCGAGTTCTTCTCGCTCGCCACGGCCGAGTGCAACAACGAGAAGAAACTCGCGGAACTCCTCTGCTGTCTGCCGGAGGTGCCGCTGCCGGCAGGGTTGGGGTATGAAGACACGTTCCGCGTCGTGATCGTGGAGTTCATGGACGCCCACAATTTCTGCCTCGGCCGCGTGAAGCGGTCGTGCATCCACTTCGTGACGCCCGAGGAAAAGATCATTCCGTTCGAGACCTACAACCTGTTCTACCGCGACGCAGCCGCCCGGGAGCGGATGCGCCGGTCGCTGGAGGGATCATGA
- the ndhD gene encoding oxidoreductase produces MPVDALSQPALWPLSAIVFLPALVAAVLSLPIIPKAREEAIRWITLLTTAVVFVLSLWMAWPRLFGAVGPAQFVVGEAGMQAVVKQPWIPSFGIEYLLGVDGISMPLVVLTTFLSMLAAAASWPITKHVKAYHVLFLLLETGMLGVFVSLDFFLFYVFWEVMLLPMYFLIGIWGGARREYAAIKFFLYTLLGSVLMLVAILMLYFTSDLRALSPEQLVATHVVADVGEAASFKEAAKPLHTFNLLALAAIGQLPESPFAAARLWGSSLEMWAFLLLLIGFVIKVPVVPVHTWLPDAHVEAPTPISMILAGVLLKLGGYGILRICYPICPGAGLSLAWLVCGLGVVSMVYGAFAALAQKDFKRMVAYSSVSHMGYVMLGLGVWSAVAGTNFNPDFWAQGVNGAMFQMLAHGISSAGMFFMVGVLYDRVHHRNLEEFGGIYGRMPVYSGLATAIFFAGLGLPGLCGFIGEVLVTLSAWNYSRVLAVVSAFTVILTAAYILWAIQRVYLGAEYKGPHGDHLTPITSRELAIATPLVFLAILFGVAPQLIFNYVTPTVNRQVETLADWTRRVHPDAPAALAASPAADAR; encoded by the coding sequence ATGCCCGTCGATGCGCTCTCCCAGCCGGCCCTCTGGCCCCTCTCGGCGATCGTCTTCCTGCCGGCGCTCGTGGCCGCGGTGCTCTCGCTGCCGATCATCCCCAAGGCCCGTGAGGAGGCGATCCGCTGGATCACGCTCCTGACCACGGCCGTGGTCTTCGTGCTCTCCCTGTGGATGGCCTGGCCGCGGCTGTTCGGGGCCGTGGGGCCGGCCCAGTTCGTCGTCGGCGAGGCGGGGATGCAGGCGGTCGTCAAGCAGCCGTGGATTCCGTCCTTCGGCATCGAGTACCTGCTCGGCGTGGACGGGATCAGCATGCCGCTGGTCGTGCTCACCACCTTCCTGTCGATGCTTGCCGCGGCCGCCAGCTGGCCGATCACGAAGCACGTCAAGGCCTACCACGTGCTGTTCCTGCTCCTCGAGACGGGGATGCTCGGCGTCTTCGTGTCGCTCGATTTCTTCCTGTTCTACGTCTTCTGGGAGGTGATGCTCCTGCCGATGTACTTCCTGATCGGCATCTGGGGAGGGGCGCGGCGCGAGTACGCGGCGATCAAGTTCTTCCTCTACACCCTGCTCGGCAGCGTGCTGATGCTGGTGGCGATCCTGATGCTGTACTTCACGAGCGACCTCCGCGCCCTGTCCCCCGAACAGCTCGTGGCGACGCACGTCGTGGCCGATGTCGGCGAGGCGGCGTCCTTCAAGGAGGCGGCGAAGCCGCTGCACACCTTCAACCTGCTGGCGCTGGCGGCGATCGGCCAGCTCCCCGAGTCGCCGTTCGCCGCCGCCCGGCTCTGGGGTTCGAGCCTGGAGATGTGGGCGTTCCTCCTGCTCCTCATCGGCTTCGTGATCAAGGTGCCGGTGGTGCCGGTGCACACCTGGCTCCCCGATGCCCACGTCGAGGCGCCGACGCCGATCTCGATGATCCTCGCCGGCGTGCTCCTCAAGCTCGGCGGCTACGGCATCCTGCGGATCTGCTATCCGATCTGCCCCGGCGCCGGCCTGAGCCTCGCCTGGCTGGTCTGCGGCCTGGGCGTGGTGTCGATGGTCTACGGGGCCTTCGCGGCCCTGGCGCAGAAGGACTTCAAGCGCATGGTGGCCTACAGCTCGGTGAGCCACATGGGCTACGTGATGCTCGGCCTCGGCGTCTGGAGTGCGGTGGCCGGCACCAACTTCAATCCCGACTTCTGGGCCCAGGGGGTCAATGGGGCGATGTTCCAGATGCTCGCCCACGGCATCTCCTCGGCCGGAATGTTCTTCATGGTCGGCGTCCTCTACGACCGCGTCCATCACCGCAACCTCGAGGAGTTTGGCGGCATCTACGGTCGGATGCCTGTGTACAGCGGCCTGGCTACGGCGATCTTCTTCGCCGGCCTCGGACTGCCCGGCCTGTGCGGCTTCATCGGCGAGGTGCTGGTGACGCTCTCCGCCTGGAACTACAGCCGCGTGCTCGCCGTGGTCTCGGCGTTCACCGTGATCCTCACCGCGGCCTACATCCTGTGGGCGATCCAGCGGGTGTACCTCGGGGCGGAATACAAGGGGCCGCACGGCGACCACCTGACGCCGATCACGAGCCGGGAACTGGCGATCGCCACGCCGCTGGTGTTCCTGGCGATCCTGTTCGGCGTCGCCCCGCAGCTGATCTTCAACTACGTGACGCCGACCGTGAACCGGCAGGTCGAGACGCTCGCCGACTGGACGAGGCGGGTGCATCCCGACGCGCCGGCGGCCCTGGCCGCGAGCCCGGCGGCGGACGCCCGTTGA
- the csrA gene encoding carbon storage regulator codes for MLVLSRQRDESIMIGDSIVVTIVDIRGDKVRLGISAPAEVPVHRQEVYEAIQRENQRAARLEPGDTQDIGRFATRTAGQKRPQDPPAR; via the coding sequence ATGCTCGTGCTCTCCAGACAACGTGACGAAAGCATCATGATCGGCGACTCCATCGTCGTCACGATCGTGGACATCAGGGGCGACAAGGTCCGCCTCGGCATCTCCGCTCCTGCGGAGGTGCCGGTGCACCGCCAGGAGGTCTACGAGGCGATCCAACGGGAGAACCAGCGGGCAGCCAGGCTCGAGCCGGGCGACACGCAGGACATCGGCCGGTTCGCCACACGGACGGCGGGACAGAAGCGGCCCCAGGATCCGCCGGCCCGCTGA
- a CDS encoding NADH-quinone oxidoreductase subunit L — translation MDLAAQLPLLLGLAWLAPLVSFVAILFFGPRMGHHGRNAAWVATAAIVTSLVLSLTAFVGWLGGHPVRPAAHGEHGQHAAAHGESAQAASAEHDAAHGAGHGHEAAGPAHYAGTWYSLYRGGRLELSIGWYIDALTVLMFVMITFIATCIHVYASGYMHDELHDVTDHEVHLAGGGHLHRPGRYPRFFQALSLFCFSMLGIVIAGNVAMVFIFWELVGICSWFLIGFYFERKSASTAANKAFIVNRVGDFGMLIGMMALWGAVGTFEFADRPQADGGVKPGLFSLVRPAATGHALQVPDGMVTAGAEAAVAQIVAERAGDPVAAEAAVAAQVAGWRNQNIGGWLLFVAGLGIFCGCVGKSAQFPLFVWLPDAMEGPTPVSALVHSATMVAAGVYLVGRFFPVLTPEVLLVIAYCGAITLFIAATIALVANDIKRVLAYSTVSQLGYMMLALGVGGWVAGLFHLVTHAFFKSLLFLCSGSVIHACHTNDMRKMGGLAKVMPSTAGTMLVGCLAIIGAGIPFVIGLSGYYSKDAILAQALSFSQANPRHSILFLAVAGGAFLTAFYMFRLWFMTFAGKPRDHHVAEHAHESPPVMVTPLLVLAVLAVVAGWTLPGGFGVANLLEQARPAGTAEGFALRGITIPAEHASHEGAIHVTATLTAFATALAGVLLAATMYLWRVVSPDLVATIFRPVYAFLAGRWYFDELYHALFVLPTHGIARLASWFDRGVIDGLIHGVAWSARQLAGFDAWIDRTLVDGLVNATANATWSAGLELKKLQTGRLRQYVMFIAVGTVALFVLAMMFLKSSFAG, via the coding sequence ATGGACCTCGCCGCACAACTTCCGCTCCTCCTCGGCCTCGCCTGGCTCGCGCCGCTGGTGTCGTTCGTCGCCATCCTGTTCTTCGGGCCGCGGATGGGGCACCACGGCCGGAATGCCGCCTGGGTGGCGACCGCGGCGATCGTGACGTCGCTGGTGCTCTCGCTGACGGCCTTCGTGGGCTGGCTCGGCGGGCATCCCGTCCGCCCCGCGGCCCACGGCGAGCATGGCCAGCATGCCGCAGCCCATGGCGAGTCGGCGCAGGCGGCCAGCGCCGAGCACGATGCCGCGCACGGTGCCGGTCACGGCCACGAGGCCGCCGGCCCCGCCCACTACGCAGGCACCTGGTACTCGCTATACCGCGGCGGCCGGCTCGAACTCTCCATCGGCTGGTACATCGACGCCCTGACCGTGCTGATGTTCGTGATGATCACGTTCATCGCCACCTGCATCCACGTCTACGCCTCGGGCTACATGCACGACGAACTCCACGACGTCACCGACCACGAGGTGCACCTCGCCGGGGGCGGCCACCTCCACCGGCCGGGCCGCTACCCGCGGTTCTTCCAGGCCCTGTCGCTGTTCTGCTTCTCGATGCTCGGGATCGTGATCGCCGGCAACGTGGCGATGGTGTTCATCTTCTGGGAACTGGTCGGCATCTGTTCCTGGTTCCTGATCGGCTTCTACTTCGAGCGGAAGTCCGCCTCGACAGCCGCCAACAAGGCGTTCATCGTCAATCGCGTCGGTGACTTCGGCATGCTCATCGGCATGATGGCCTTGTGGGGGGCGGTCGGGACGTTCGAGTTCGCCGATCGGCCGCAGGCCGACGGTGGCGTGAAGCCGGGCTTGTTCAGCCTCGTGCGGCCGGCCGCCACGGGGCACGCCCTGCAGGTGCCCGACGGCATGGTGACGGCCGGGGCCGAGGCCGCCGTGGCCCAGATCGTGGCCGAGCGGGCCGGCGACCCGGTCGCAGCCGAGGCGGCGGTCGCCGCCCAGGTCGCGGGCTGGCGAAACCAAAACATCGGCGGCTGGCTCCTGTTCGTCGCCGGGCTCGGCATCTTCTGCGGCTGCGTGGGAAAGAGCGCCCAGTTCCCCCTCTTCGTCTGGCTCCCGGACGCCATGGAGGGGCCGACCCCCGTGTCGGCGCTCGTCCACTCGGCGACGATGGTGGCGGCGGGCGTGTATCTCGTCGGTCGCTTCTTCCCCGTGCTCACGCCCGAGGTGCTGCTGGTCATCGCCTACTGCGGCGCGATCACGCTGTTCATCGCCGCCACGATCGCGCTGGTCGCCAACGACATCAAGCGCGTGCTCGCCTACTCGACGGTCAGCCAACTCGGCTACATGATGCTCGCCCTCGGCGTCGGCGGCTGGGTGGCGGGCCTGTTCCACCTCGTGACCCACGCCTTCTTCAAGAGCCTGCTCTTCCTCTGCTCAGGCTCGGTGATCCACGCCTGCCACACGAACGACATGCGGAAGATGGGGGGGCTCGCCAAGGTCATGCCCTCGACGGCAGGCACGATGCTCGTCGGCTGCCTGGCGATCATCGGCGCGGGCATCCCCTTCGTGATCGGCCTCTCCGGCTACTACTCGAAGGACGCGATCCTCGCCCAGGCGCTTTCCTTCTCGCAGGCCAACCCGCGGCACTCGATCCTGTTCCTGGCCGTCGCCGGGGGCGCGTTCCTCACCGCGTTCTACATGTTCCGGCTCTGGTTCATGACCTTCGCCGGGAAGCCCCGCGACCACCACGTGGCCGAGCATGCCCACGAGTCGCCGCCGGTGATGGTGACACCGCTGCTGGTCCTCGCCGTCCTCGCCGTCGTCGCCGGCTGGACGCTGCCCGGCGGCTTCGGCGTCGCCAACCTGCTCGAACAGGCCCGACCGGCAGGCACGGCCGAGGGCTTCGCCCTCCGCGGCATCACGATCCCCGCCGAGCACGCCAGCCACGAGGGTGCGATCCACGTCACGGCCACGCTCACGGCCTTCGCCACGGCGCTGGCCGGCGTCCTTCTCGCAGCGACGATGTATCTGTGGCGGGTGGTCTCGCCCGACCTCGTGGCGACGATCTTCCGTCCCGTGTACGCGTTCCTCGCCGGCCGCTGGTACTTCGACGAGCTGTACCACGCCCTGTTCGTGCTCCCGACGCACGGCATCGCCCGGCTGGCGAGCTGGTTCGATCGCGGCGTGATCGACGGGCTGATCCACGGCGTCGCCTGGTCAGCCCGGCAGTTGGCCGGCTTCGACGCCTGGATCGACCGCACGCTCGTCGACGGGCTCGTCAATGCCACCGCCAACGCCACCTGGTCGGCCGGCCTGGAGCTCAAGAAGCTGCAGACCGGCCGGCTGCGGCAGTACGTGATGTTCATCGCCGTCGGCACGGTCGCCCTGTTCGTGCTGGCGATGATGTTCCTCAAGTCATCCTTCGCCGGCTGA